From the genome of Planctomycetaceae bacterium:
GGCAAGCTGAATATCATAATTTTTTGCACCATCATCGCTGCGGGCAAAATATGTCATTTGTATCCACAGGCGTCTTTGCCAATACTCGCATTGGCCGCCGTCAGGAACATAAAACGTCAGAGTCGTATCCGTCATACCGCCGTAAACACCTACTCTTGTTGACGACAAACCGCCCCTCGGCACATACATCCAGAATGCCAAAAATTCATTAGCATAATCCACAGCCTTCAACCGCGGAGTGTTGTAATCGTGAATGTCGGTGTCGCTGAACGAATTTATCCAGGTCGGTTCGCCATCCGGCTTTGCGGGAATATTTGGCTCGTCGTTTTTATCATGGCCAAAGTCCCAGCTCTGATGCGTATAATCCCGGCTCGACTGCCATTGCGGAGGATTAAAATAATCCGCGTGCAAAGTGCTGACGCAAATTAATAAAACAAATATTATAAATATCCTGTTCATTCTCTTACCTCGCCATGCTTTTTAGAAATTCTTCATTGGTCGGATATTTTTGCAGCAGTTTGTCCATCGCCTCAATCGCCTCTTTAGGTCTGTAACTCGACAGCACCCTTCTCATCGTCGAAAGCCCTTTCATATCCTGCGGGCTATACAAAATTTCTTCCTTTCGCGTACCGCTTGCAGGAAGGTCTATCGCAGGAAATATTCTCGCCTCGGCAAGCGAACGATCAAGAACTATCTCGCTGTTGCCAGTCCCTTTAAATTCCTCATGAATCAACTGGTCCATTCGTGAGCCGGTATCGACAAGTATGGTAGCGATAATCGTAACCGACCCGCCGTTCTCGACATTCCGTGCCATTCCAAAAAAACTTCGCGGTATATCCAATGCACCGACCTCTATGCCGCCGGACATAACTCTGCCCGTCCCCGCCCCCCTGCGGTTAAACGACCTGCCCATCCGTGTCAAACTATCCACAAGAATCACAACATCCCTGCCGCATTCGAGTTCAATTTTTATATTCGCAAGCAGCAACTCCGCAAGCGCAATATGCTCGGCGTTAGTTCCATCGATAGTACTTGCCAGAACATCCGCCGCTTTTATTTTCCGCCTGAAACTCGTAACCTCTTCAGGCCTTTCGTCTATCAACAGCACAATCACGTGCGCTTTCGGGTCGTCATAAAGAATTGCTTCTGCGATTTGGCCGAGCAGTACTGTTTTACCGGCTTTGGGCGGCGCGATTATCAAGCCGCGAGTTCCCCGCCCTATCGGCGCAACAAGATCAACTATCCGCATACTGCGCTCGCCGCTTTTGGCGAGATTAAACCGCTTGTCCGGATTCACCGCGACAAGGTCATTAAAAGGCTTGCGATTTTGAAAATCTTCGGGCTTTAAGCCGCATACCGAATCGATTGCCGATAATTCTTTCCTGCCG
Proteins encoded in this window:
- the rho gene encoding transcription termination factor Rho; its protein translation is MPDIASGILKFDRNGTGRLVSVERSLRPSPADIIVPAQMMRQYRLAEGAVIAGTFNTVGGRKELSAIDSVCGLKPEDFQNRKPFNDLVAVNPDKRFNLAKSGERSMRIVDLVAPIGRGTRGLIIAPPKAGKTVLLGQIAEAILYDDPKAHVIVLLIDERPEEVTSFRRKIKAADVLASTIDGTNAEHIALAELLLANIKIELECGRDVVILVDSLTRMGRSFNRRGAGTGRVMSGGIEVGALDIPRSFFGMARNVENGGSVTIIATILVDTGSRMDQLIHEEFKGTGNSEIVLDRSLAEARIFPAIDLPASGTRKEEILYSPQDMKGLSTMRRVLSSYRPKEAIEAMDKLLQKYPTNEEFLKSMAR